A window from Mangifera indica cultivar Alphonso chromosome 2, CATAS_Mindica_2.1, whole genome shotgun sequence encodes these proteins:
- the LOC123206227 gene encoding cytokinin riboside 5'-monophosphate phosphoribohydrolase LOG8-like isoform X1 has protein sequence MSSLIFMGKFKRVCVFCGSNPGNRKIFSEAALDLGRQLVEKKLDLIYGGGSIGLMGLVSQTVFDGGCHVLGVIPTALVPIEISGQTVGEVMVVSDMHERKAKMASRADAFIALPGGYGTMEELLEMITWSQLGIHDKPVGVLNIDGYYDCLLRFFDKGVEEGFIKPSDRSIIISAKTARELIQKMEVMRFQLLATTTEYIPMHNQVASKQSWNVEEDD, from the exons atgaGTAGCTTAATATTCATGGGTAAGTTTAAAAGGGTTTGTGTTTTCTGTGGAAGTAATCCTGGGAATCGAAAGATCTTCAGTGAAGCTGCTCTTGATCTTGGTAGACAACTG GTTGAGAAAAAGCTGGATTTGATTTATGGAGGAGGGAGTATCGGGCTTATGGGTTTGGTTTCTCAGACAGTTTTCGATGGTGGCTGTCATGTTCTTGG AGTTATTCCAACAGCCCTTGTTCCGATTGag ATATCAGGGCAAACAGTGGGAGAAGTAATGGTGGTGTCCGATATGCACGAAAGAAAGGCAAAAATGGCTAGTAGAGCTGATGCTTTTATCGCACTTCCag GAGGTTATGGAACCATGGAAGAGTTACTTGAGATGATTACATGGTCACAGCTTGGTATCCATGATAAACCT GTGGGAGTGTTAAACATTGATGGATATTATGATTGTTTGCTGAGATTCTTTGACAAAGGAGTTGAAGAGGGATTCATCAAGCCATCAGATAGGAGCATTATCATTTCTGCAAAAACTGCCAGAGAGCTTATACAAAAAATGGAGGTAATGAGATTTCAACTGTTAGCTACCACAACG GAATATATACCTATGCATAATCAAGTGGCATCAAAGCAAAGCTGGAATGTAGAAGAAGATGATTGA
- the LOC123206227 gene encoding cytokinin riboside 5'-monophosphate phosphoribohydrolase LOG8-like isoform X2, whose protein sequence is MSSLIFMGKFKRVCVFCGSNPGNRKIFSEAALDLGRQLVEKKLDLIYGGGSIGLMGLVSQTVFDGGCHVLGVIPTALVPIEISGQTVGEVMVVSDMHERKAKMASRADAFIALPGGYGTMEELLEMITWSQLGIHDKPVGVLNIDGYYDCLLRFFDKGVEEGFIKPSDRSIIISAKTARELIQKMEEYIPMHNQVASKQSWNVEEDD, encoded by the exons atgaGTAGCTTAATATTCATGGGTAAGTTTAAAAGGGTTTGTGTTTTCTGTGGAAGTAATCCTGGGAATCGAAAGATCTTCAGTGAAGCTGCTCTTGATCTTGGTAGACAACTG GTTGAGAAAAAGCTGGATTTGATTTATGGAGGAGGGAGTATCGGGCTTATGGGTTTGGTTTCTCAGACAGTTTTCGATGGTGGCTGTCATGTTCTTGG AGTTATTCCAACAGCCCTTGTTCCGATTGag ATATCAGGGCAAACAGTGGGAGAAGTAATGGTGGTGTCCGATATGCACGAAAGAAAGGCAAAAATGGCTAGTAGAGCTGATGCTTTTATCGCACTTCCag GAGGTTATGGAACCATGGAAGAGTTACTTGAGATGATTACATGGTCACAGCTTGGTATCCATGATAAACCT GTGGGAGTGTTAAACATTGATGGATATTATGATTGTTTGCTGAGATTCTTTGACAAAGGAGTTGAAGAGGGATTCATCAAGCCATCAGATAGGAGCATTATCATTTCTGCAAAAACTGCCAGAGAGCTTATACAAAAAATGGAG GAATATATACCTATGCATAATCAAGTGGCATCAAAGCAAAGCTGGAATGTAGAAGAAGATGATTGA